The proteins below are encoded in one region of Phaseolus vulgaris cultivar G19833 chromosome 1, P. vulgaris v2.0, whole genome shotgun sequence:
- the LOC137816180 gene encoding dirigent protein 22-like → MANSKSLTTIFTIIVLNLLFSLAAAKSPTFYRNLSAKSLGLKKEKLSHLHFFFHDIVSGPNPTAVRVAEAASTNSSSTLFGFIAMIDDPLTVGPEPGSKLVGKAQGVYGSAAQTETGLLMVMNFVFSEGKYNGSTLSLLGRNAVFSTVREMPIVGGSGAFRFARGYAQAKTHTFDTKTGDAVVEYNVFVFHY, encoded by the coding sequence ATGGCCAACTCCAAGAGCCTCACAACCATTTTCACCATCATCGTTCTCAACCTGCTCTTCTCATTGGCCGCCGCAAAATCTCCTACGTTCTACCGAAACCTATCTGCCAAGTCTTTGGGACTCAAGAAGGAGAAGCTCAGCCACCTTCACTTCTTCTTCCACGACATTGTCAGCGGCCCAAACCCCACCGCCGTCAGAGTGGCGGAGGCCGCCTCCACCAACTCTTCCTCCACGCTTTTCGGATTCATAGCGATGATCGACGACCCATTGACCGTGGGCCCCGAACCCGGATCCAAACTAGTGGGAAAGGCCCAAGGAGTATACGGATCTGCAGCCCAAACAGAAACGGGTCTGTTGATGGTAATGAACTTCGTTTTCTCGGAAGGGAAATATAATGGCAGCACGCTGAGCTTGTTGGGGCGGAATGCGGTGTTCTCCACCGTGAGGGAAATGCCAATCGTTGGAGGAAGCGGGGCTTTCCGGTTCGCACGTGGGTATGCTCAGGCGAAGACTCACACGTTTGATACTAAGACTGGGGATGCTGTTGTGGAGTACAACGTCTTCGTGTTCCATTATTAA
- the LOC137814159 gene encoding dirigent protein 22-like, protein MANSKSLTVIFTVIVLNLFFSLAVTKSTTFYRNLSPKSLGLKKEKLSHLHFFFHDIVSGPNPTAVRVAEAASTNSSSTLFGFVAMVDDPLTVGPEPGSKLVGKAQGVYGSAAQTETGLLMVMNLVFTEGKYNGSTLSLLGRNAVFSTVREMPIVGGSKAFRFARGYAQAKTHTFDPKTGDAVVEYNVYVFHY, encoded by the coding sequence ATGGCCAACTCCAAGAGCCTCACAGTCATTTTCACCGTCATTGTTCTTAACCTGTTTTTCTCATTGGCCGTCACAAAATCCACTACTTTCTACCGAAACCTATCTCCCAAGTCTTTGGGACTCAAGAAGGAGAAGCTCAGCCACCTTCACTTCTTCTTCCACGACATTGTCAGCGGCCCAAACCCCACCGCCGTCAGAGTGGCGGAGGCCGCCTCCACCAACTCTTCCTCCACGCTCTTCGGATTCGTAGCGATGGTCGACGACCCATTGACCGTGGGCCCCGAACCCGGATCCAAACTCGTGGGAAAGGCCCAAGGAGTATACGGCTCAGCAGCCCAAACAGAAACGGGTCTGTTGATGGTAATGAACTTGGTGTTCACGGAAGGAAAATACAATGGCAGCACGCTGAGCTTGTTGGGGCGGAATGCGGTGTTCTCCACCGTGAGAGAAATGCCAATCGTTGGAGGAAGCAAGGCTTTCCGGTTCGCACGTGGGTATGCTCAGGCGAAGACTCACACGTTTGATCCTAAGACTGGGGATGCTGTAGTGGAGTACAACGTCTACGTCTTCCATTATTAA
- the LOC137816179 gene encoding dirigent protein 22-like, with protein sequence MANSKSLIAIFTIIVLNLLFSLAVAKSPTFYGNLSPKSLGLKKEKLSHLHFFFHDIVSGPNPTAVRVAEAASTNSSSTLFGFIAMIDDPLTVGPEPGSKLVGKAQGVYGSAAQYELDLLMVMNFVFTEGKYNGSTLSLLGRNAVFSTVREMPIIGGSRAFRFARGYAQAKTHTFDTKTGDAVVEYNVYVFHY encoded by the coding sequence ATGGCCAACTCCAAGAGCCTCATAGCCATTTTCACCATCATTGTTCTTAACCTGCTCTTCTCATTGGCTGTCGCAAAATCCCCTACTTTCTACGGAAACCTATCTCCCAAGTCTTTGGGACTCAAGAAAGAGAAGCTCAGCCACCTTCACTTCTTCTTCCACGACATTGTCAGCGGCCCAAACCCCACCGCCGTCAGAGTGGCGGAGGCCGCCTCCACCAACTCTTCCTCCACGCTTTTCGGATTCATAGCGATGATCGACGACCCATTGACCGTGGGCCCCGAACCTGGATCCAAACTCGTGGGAAAGGCCCAAGGAGTATACGGATCTGCGGCCCAATACGAATTGGACCTGTTGATGGTAATGAACTTCGTGTTCACGGAAGGTAAATACAATGGCAGCACGCTGAGCTTGTTGGGGCGGAATGCGGTGTTCTCCACCGTGAGGGAAATGCCAATCATTGGAGGAAGCAGGGCTTTCCGGTTTGCACGTGGGTATGCTCAGGCGAAGACTCACACGTTTGATACTAAGACTGGGGATGCTGTTGTTGAGTACAACGTCTACGTCTTCCATTATTAA